DNA from Strigops habroptila isolate Jane chromosome 6, bStrHab1.2.pri, whole genome shotgun sequence:
GGGCTTGATgtgctcctgggctgcagcagtaAGTGCTTGCAAAACAGTGCATTCAACAGGTGCCCGTCACAGCCTTCTGAGCCATTCCTGGAGGCTGCAGCATGATCAGCAGCCCGTCCTAGCCCTCATTGGCCTTTGCAACATCCAGATCCGTGGATACTGAAAATCCCACCCGAATTGGGAAGACCTGTGAAACCTGACCCTCCGCcgagctgcagctcctctgtctAACCCAGCAACAGGGAGGTCAGGCAGGAAATTCAATCTCCATCATGGTTCAAGGGCTTCAGCGAATGGGAGTGGCGAGGGGCATAATGTACCCGTCACGTATGTTCCAGGGACGGCTGAAAAAGCAGGACTGTGGTCATCCATGGCCTGCTGGGCATGCTAAGAACTGCATGCCATTTCCACAGCTGCCAATGTTGAGTGAGgtttgttaataaaaatgtgtttagaGACCTCTCTCAGAACCAATTTTCCTAAGTAATTTTAGCATTATTACCCCTCCCCCCCATTTCTTGTTACTAAtatcttccttcctctttctccttccttttcccttttccctttccctttctctttcccatccccttcccttcccttgccctGGCACTTTTTCAGGTGGGGTTTGTGGGTGGCAGGCATGCAGGCCAGCGGTTCAGGTTCAGGGTACATTCTACCCCTGCACTGCGTCCTTTCTCCCTGCTGTGTGGGAAACTTTTACAGTTAGTTTGTGAAAGAAAACGTAATAATTAACAGGAAGAAACTTAAACCTTGCCctgagaggaagaagaggggttGTAACAACCCTTGGCTGTGATGCAGAAGGAATGCAATAATAGGCAACGATGcctgctcctctctctcttcctacATAGTAGGGACATCAAATTTTATGTAGTAAAACCTCAGGGGTAAGTGAGAAGCTGTGAGAAGAGTTATGAGCAAGGATCTCATAAATAAACCTGACCTATCATAATCCCACACAGTCTGCTTGCCTGAATTTACAGCAAAGATgccaaaagccacagaaaaatgggaaatcAGCCCATCCTTATAACTGCAGGCACTGGTTCCAGAAAACATTCTTGGAAAGCAGTTAATGAGGCTGGATTTCTAGTCAAGGATGAGCGAGTCCCATGGTTGAAAGCAACACCATAAAGGGAGCAAGACCAAAGGTCCATCTCGCTCAGCATCCCCTCCAAGAGTGAAAATTGGTAGAATACTCCAGGAAAACATAAGACCCATAGGCCAAGGAGATTCTCCCCCTACATCCCTGCTCAGCTTTTGGCAGTGACCCTTTGAAGGAACAcctgagccagcagctgcaCCCAAATCACCTGTTTCAAAGCAGCTGAGGGATTTATCACCTCTGAGGTTGGCCGGTCTCTTTTGGACCCATTTAGTTCCTGCCTTCAGGGAGTTTGCAGTGTGCCCTGGGTTGCATGGTTCAGTTGTGCTTTGTGTCTCCCCTGGTGTGAAACCTGCTGGGTGGCTGTGGCCAGGCACATAGGCTGGCACCTTGCTGGGATGGGCACCCAGGTGATTATCAACCAGGAGTGTGCACCACTCACTAGGACAGGTGACAAGCTCCCAGACTTGGTCAGGACTAAGGAAACAGGGATGTCTCACCTCCTGCAGTAGCGATCAGCAGTTGAAGATGCTGAGGAGTGGAGTGGAGCTACTCCAGGATGTAAAGCAAGGCAGAGAGAGGCAAACATACAGGCTCTTGGGGCAGCAAGGCTGGCTGGCTCCTGGGGAccactgtgtgctgctgggaaaTGTGGCAGCCTCAGATGCCCACGAATCTTTTGCCTCTGACACGATAGAAAACTTGCCAGGTGCCTCACTCCCGCGGGTTTTATTGAAAAAACCTTGCCCCAGATTGCTAAAGCCCAAACACCAGTGCTGTAAGTACAGATAGTTCCCTTGccctctgctcttgtgctgAGAATGGGGTAGTGGCTATTGAAATACTTCTCAAAAATTTGTTGTCGTACTGAAGGCTGATGATTTTTtaatcatacaatcatagaatggtttgggttggaagggaccttaagatcatctagttccaacccccatgccaaaggcagggacacctcacactagaccaggttgctcaaagccctgtccagcctggccttgaacactgccagggatggagcattcaccacttcttcgggcaacctgttccagtgcctcaccagccccacagtaaagaacttcttccttatatctaacctgaacttcccctgtttaagtttaaacccattaccccttgtcctatcgctacagttTGTGATGAAGAGaccctctctggcatccttagTCTTGGCTATGTGCAGCTGTTAGTCTTCATTAGCTGCTCCAGGAGTTATGTTACATCTTGTGCGGGTATTTTATAGCCTGGCGAGGGTGTCTGGCAGGGATCTTGGTAACACAGGACatgttattttcaaatgcagGGTAGGTACCTCTCTCCTTTGGCTCTGCATCCTGAAGATGGCAGCACCCAAGGTTGCAGTGGTTGGTGCGGGAGTCATTGGCCTGTCTACAGCACTGTGCATCATGGAGACTTGTCCCAGCTGCTCTGTCACGATCCTTTCAGAGCAGTTCAGCCCCAACACAACGAGTGATGTCGCAGCCGGGATGCTCATCCCTCACACCTACCCAGGTACGTGCCGCCCAGTGTGGTGCTGCTCATGGCACCTCATGTGGCTGCATGTCCGCATGTGCAGAGATGCACAGAGGTTCAGGAAGAAAAGTGCCATAACCTGTGCTCCCCGTCTGTCCCATCTCTTCAACACTGGATTGTATGCTTCTGTTCTTTGCATTATTCCTCTCCGcatgtttgattttctttactTGCAGGCACACCGATCCACGTGCAGAAGCAGTGGTTCAAAGAGACCTTCACTTACCTTTTTGCCATCAGCAACTCAGCTGAGGCATCGGAGGCTGGCATTCACCTGGTCTCTGGGTAAGGACAACCCCCTGGGGCAGCCTTTAGTATGTTTGTGCTGTGTGCGGGAGCAGACAGAGAGGTTTTCCTAGCCAGATTTCAGGTGTATTCCCTTCATAGAGTATCTCTTACGATCATATTCCCAAGAAACTGAATTGCAGCTGTTCAGATATGATGTATTTtgaagcaaaattaattcataGGTGCACACAGAGAAACCACTCGAGACTGGCCAGCACCAAATGTCTTTTAATAACTCATGTTTTCCGTACTGTCAACCACCAGTTGCTTGCAGCAGGGGTGGTCTCCTTAGGGGTGGGACTGCAGGATCTTCCAGCTTCAGCAACTAGGTATAGGGATGCAATCGCAGGGGGTGGTTGGGGTTTCTTTATGATGTCTATTATGTACAGAAATTCACCTCTTGGGAGTGTTGAGGCTGGTCCCTTTGTAGCTTTATGGGTACCCAAAAACCTGTGACCAGGTGTGCCAGTGGCCCTACATGCAGGTCCAGCCATTGTGGCTGCAGCTATGGTGGGGACACTGTGAGGGGACTTTGTACTTCTACAGCTGGAAGTACATGCAGTGTAGCTGGAAGAACTCTCTCCAGTTCATTTACCATGGTGTGTCACCCTCAAGCTCAGCTGTGGCAGCCCTCTGCCTGTTTGCCAAAGCAGGTATTGCAGTAGCAGGCAGCCATGTTCCCTGTTGCTGTTAACCTTACCGAGATACACTGATGAGCGGGGATCAGGTTCCTGAATTCCTGGGTTTGTGCAGAGATTGCCATGACACATAATATGGCAGAGCAATAGCACTAagttttgcagctttttctctgtgtcCTTTTAGGTGGCAGATCTTTAAAAACACTCCCAAGGAAGAGTTGCCTTTCTGGTCGGATGTTGTCCTGGGATTTCGACCAATGACCAAAGCAGAACTCCAAAAGTTTCCGCAGCATCGATTTGGTCAGGCCTTTACGACACTGAAATGTGACTGTCCACCCTACCTCCTGTGGCTGGAGAAAAGGTTGGTTTTGCTTCAGAGTGGGCACGTGGAGAGAAACCCAGGCAGAAGGACTTGGGGCAAGCTGGGGTTTCCTTGAGAGCCTTAGGTTTGAGCAAAACTGGCAAAGGGCTGTTTCTCACTGGGGAAAATGCAGCAAGTTCTTTCTTGGGGAGAAgcataagaaataaataaccagtcttttcaaaatgtgaaagTTATGCAATGCCCACTTTCCACCACTGTGGCTGTATGGTTGGACTTACAGCGGGAGTGCCTCTGGGCATAGGATTGACACAACCACAGGGCCACACTTGGCCTGCCAGACCTTGAACGTACATTGGGAACCTGCCATATCCTAAGAAAACCTGTGGGTGCTCCTCATTTGTCAAACTTCCCAAATAATACCCCTCTGTTCTTGAAGGTACATCCAACCTCTGGGAGAACAGGCATGTCTAGGAGGATGTCTTATCTGTGAAGACTGAATTTAAGAAATAAGATGGACCAATTAAGCTCAAATTTGGTCGACAACTGGGCTAATTTCTTAATCCAGTCAGGTGAAAAATGGTCAAATAGCATCATCTTGTAGCAAACCTTTTGGAAATGTTTGCCTGTATAAGACGGGTGATGGACTCGCTCCGAGGAGTCATGGCTTCAGAGTTCATGCCTGGATTGACATGAACGTTAGAAAATGTGCCGATTTCCAAGTTTCCTCAAAATACATGGATTTTGGATAGCTGTAGGGAAGTCAGGATGCAGATCTAAAAAGGTTCTGACACCCAGCATGTGCATTTAATCCACTTAAGTACCTGTAAAGTGAGCAAATAGTTGTCTCCTCTTGAGAGAAAGCGAAAGGCTGCAAGCTGATTTGAGGTTAAGTGAAGAGACGTGTACTGACACTATGGTACAAACTGCCAGCTCAGCTGGCTTCTTGCATGCCTTTCATCtcactgaaaaatgtgaaaaccCATGTCTTGTTCTAGcagccagccaggctgggagtACTCCAGTGCCACCAGTGCCATGTGAGGTATATGCTGTCTCCTTGGTGCAAATACTCTGTCATGTTTCATTACCTAACTGAGTCAGAAATTTCTGCTGAAGCACAACTAAGTTGTACAACCCATTTAGTATCTGCCACGTGATTTCTGCTCTCTCCTTATTCCTGCTATAGCCAACTTAATTCTCAAAGGATGTAGTCTAATAAGATGATCaagctccttttctttctcttctccctggtgATGAGAAGCGAGAGCGTATTAAACATGTAACTAATTCTCAAACCCCTAGTGACTCAAGCAGTATTTATAGACCATTCTCTTGGCAATCCACAAGGAAAATTGTCTCTGTGCCCACCTTGCTAGTCCAAAAAGGGGCTTCAGgacttttttcctgcttgcctGCCTGAATTTAGGagttttcagcagtttttttAGTGGTGTATTTTTATGTCATGATGTCCAATTACATAGTCCCAATTACAACACTTACGAGCTCTCCCAGCAAGTTGCCCAGCTAGAGCTGCTGCGTGAGACCTCCCCTGTTCTTCCCAGCCAGCCTCAGTGTCCTGCCAAACCAAGCCCCCAGAGTATCAGCTGTGCCCTAGATCCTTGGCTCACTCACTGCTTTGAGGGAAATCTCGGAGTTCATAGGGGAGTTGATCACTTTGCCAGCTGCCAGACTATTGCAAAGGACAGGATCTTCCACTTGGCGCATTGTCATATTTGCTCACGCTAAACCCCCCACTAAAGACCCCCAGCAACTGGATCCAGCTGGCAGGATGCAGGGCTCCATCTCACACCAATGTTTTTCCACAGGGAAGGGCTTCAAGCTTCAGGCAAGTTTAGGGTGGAATTTGGCTTGAACATGAGGACCTGACTTCTGCCTAGGGTCTTGTGCCAGACCCTTGTCTAATATTGATCAACCTGATGTATCTTTTCCAGCCCAAGTATGCTAAAAAATATAGCTTTGATGAGATTGAATCAGACAAATCACATACAGAAACCCCATggcattttcttcactttttgtccaatctgttttgttttgaccAATATGTTAAAGGCAATCTATCTCATTTACTGAATGTGCATAATAATTACATGAGGGTTTAGGGGTTTCTTTTCTGCCTCACTTCTGCAGTCTTTTGCAGGTTGAAAGCAGCTGGCGTCCAGATGTACACCAGAAAAGTTGCAGACTTGTGGGAGCTGCATAGTGAATATGACATCGTTGTCAACTGCGCGGGCATAGGAGCCCACCAGCTCATAGGGGATAAGAAGCTCTTTCCCATCAGAGGACAAGTACTCAAGGTTCATGCTCCTTGGGTGAAAAACTTCATCCGGGATGGGGATGGCTTAACTTACGTCTACCCAGGGATACACAGGATAACCCTAGGTGGAACCAGGGAAAAGGAGAACTGGAGTCTCTCCCCTGACCCTGGCACTACCAAAGACATCTTTGACAGATGCTGCTCCCTTGAGCCCTCACTGCGGGGAGCTCAGGATATTCAGGTGAAGGTGGGCCTGAGGCCATCCAGGCAGTGTGTGAGACTGCAGAGAGAAGTCTTGAGTCAAGGAGGAGTTAAGCTCCTGGTGGTCCACAACTATGGTCATGGGGCAGGTGGATTTTCAGTGCACAGGGGCACAGCCAAAGAAGCTGCTTGCCTTGTGGGAGAGTGCATTGCTGCCCTGCAAGACTCCTCATCAAGGGCCAAGCTTTGAATCACAGAGGCTCCCTTTCCATTTACAACAGGCTAGCGTGGCATCTCCTAGTAGCAGCTTTGGACTTTTATTCCGTTACTGGATAGAAGGAATCTAAGACAACAGCTTGTGCTATTGCAGAGGCTGAGTGGTATCTCACCTGGCtaacagctgctgctttggaaaggcATGATGGATTGATGCAAACATTTGTCCAGTACTTGCTCCTCCTCCATCTGGCATTGTTTCTGCCCTGGGCATTTCTCCTAGCCTCATGTTAAAGAGAAGGCGggatatttaaatattcttcaCATAATGGGGGTCACATTGCTGCAGCATTTAGCATTTCTTCATGTGCAGCTAGAGGATACCAGATGCACTAGCTTTACATTCAGTAAAAACTAGTTGTTTCCTCTTGTGCCAAATCTAATCTAGTACTGCCTTTGCTCCTGCCATCTTAGTAACAAAATTCACAATTTTCCATATGAtttacaaggaaaagaagacccctgcagtgctgcattccAGTGCTCGAGGTCAGCTCTTACAGAAAGCAATTTTAGTGCACAGTGTCCAGGCAAGTGTGATTTCAAGAGCAGGTATGTGACATTGATCACTGCATTTGCTCATATTACACCTCAGGGAGCTTAACGCAAAGGTTTTGAGAGAAGAAGTTGCCCCATATGAGCTACGGGTTTGTGCATCTTTTCTCACATGTGTTTgcaaatcactttttttttctcttcaagcCCCTGAGATTTTGCTGTCAGACACAGAtgattttttcctcccaagaGCAACATTGACATGGCCTGTGTTCTACAGAGAGGATTTATCAGGGTGGTCTTGGGAGTGCAAGCATCTCTATTCTACTTTGCATCAGCACTGGCTGCTTTCCTTGCAACAGCTGGTATGAATGAATCCCAGACAAACCAACAAGGATTTTTACACCAGCTTCAGAGGCCACCAGAACCCAGACGCTCACTCCATGGCAGAGGCTGAGTGGGCCTCTCAGCAATCCCCCAAGCCTTTGATGTCACTCCTAAAATCAGAGCTTACTGTCGAAGTATAAGTCTGACTGTTAGTGATTAAACCACTCATTAGCTCTTAAATGGCTTACTCAAAAGGATTAGCATCCACTTTTATCtagttgggttgggtttttttgacgTTATAGTTACAAACCAAATCAAAATCTTTCAAGACTTCACATTATTAAAATGAACTGATAAATAAAGTTCTAAGAATAGAGCAAAGATCACTTCTCTAGTGTTTCCTTTCATAAACGAagggttttctttaatttgtgaTGACCTGACGGGGCCAAGAAAGGCCACATTCAGACATGGCTGCCAACTCCTGCTATTCTCGGGGTGGGGATGAGGACAGTTTCCTTCACAAGGGACAGCTGTCAGAAGAAACATCACCAAATTAACTTACAGGTCAATAAGCACCTAGGATCAGCCTAAGCCAGCcctgccttcagcagctttGCCCTCTTCTCCTCAGTTCTGAAGGCTAATTTTGCATTCTCCTCACCCATCATTTGTCCTTTCCAGCAATAGAaaagggcagagctgctgcttttggcagcagcatTGGCATAGGGCTTGTCAAACTGCAGCTTTGCCCTCAGCTAACATGGAACGTAAAAATACACGGGAAAAGGTATGAGACCATCTCAGGAACCTGAGGGTGCATGAGTCCATGGGAACTGATGAGATGCAGTtgcaggtcctgaaggaactggtggatgaagtgactaagccactatccatcatatttgagaagtcacggcagtccagtgaagttcccactgactggaaaaagggaaaagttggggttgtttagGCTGgagaaggctctagggagaTGATTTTTGCAGCTCCTTGCAGGCTGTTTGTATTTTACTACCTTGAACAAGCTGGTACCACCAGCAGACTGAGCCACTTCACCGTTTACTGCCTGACAGCTATGTGGATTATCCCTCCAATCCCTATAGGATGTCACTGGTGACTTCACTGTGAAAAACAGATAATTTATGGTTACCTTGTCTCTCTATCCTATGCGCAGTTGCTGACTCATGAGAGAAGCCTTGCCAGATTAGCTTCTTTATGAATCCTTGGTGACAGATGTTACTAAGGGCTTTCCAGAAGCTGAGCAGATCATACTGAGTGGTTGCTCTAGTCTGCAGCTTCACTGTTTCCTCTGAAGGCGTAAGAGGGTTGTGAAGCACAGCTTCATAGCTCCTCACTGCAAAGCTCTGCCAATTCCTCTCTTAGTCTGTATCCCTCCTTGCAACTGTTCTATTACCATGGCTTTTACCGTTTGCCTGCTACTGGTATTAGATTTAGCAGTTTGCATTTCTCCAGATCCCTCACAGCGCTTAAACCAAAACAATGTCATGTGctatactcttttttttccagctgtttcgGAAAAAATTTTATACACCAGCCCTAATAGTACAACAATTTTCCATTAGCATTCCTTAAAACCCCGCAAGTAACACTTGCTTCTTATGAATTTGCTACTATCCCTTGCATCTATTTGTTCTAAGACCTCATCTAATGGCCCTTCAATCTGAGGCAGCTTCTCTGCATCATCCCCTTAACAAATGGCTCTGTCATGGGAATTTCACTGAACTCTTCTATACTGAATGCAGACACAAGTAATCTGTTTAGCTGTTGTGTTAGGGCTTGTTTTCTCTCAGATTCCTTTGCCACTCTGACCATCTGCTGACTGCATATTCTGGTCACCTGCAGAACCTTCCAGCaagctccctgctcctgctggggtAGAGGAAGCTTTTTGCCTATTAGCAAGTTATTTCCTCAAAATCTTTTTTAGCCtgcctttctgtttctgcttttaatttgacAGAGTTCATGTCCTTTTCCTCATTTAGAAGGGATCTATTTTGGTTCTTTGccatgtaatttttattatgcttttaCAATGAGCCAGTAATTATCTTTCTGGAATGTCTCTGATATTTCAATatctttatataaaaattaagcattttagACCCATATCTTATTTTCAGACTTATAGCAAATAGAAACAAGTGTGCATTCAGCCTGTTTGCTCCAGGTCCTGTGCCGTGTTAAATGGGAATATATTTGTCCAGATTGCACCTTGCCATTTCCTGCTTACTTGTGGTTATAAAAGAGGTCAAAATGGCACCATTAAGGACATGCCATCATGAactcctgctcctctctgcctgctcACTTTCCCCATATCCAGCatgaaattccttttaaatCTTACTCTCTCACACAGAGGTTTTCGTCCCTACCAAGGTCATGCCACACAAGGGCTGAGCATCCTACTCAGAAGTCTCTGCTTTTTGTTCCAG
Protein-coding regions in this window:
- the DDO gene encoding D-aspartate oxidase isoform X1, with the translated sequence MAAPKVAVVGAGVIGLSTALCIMETCPSCSVTILSEQFSPNTTSDVAAGMLIPHTYPGTPIHVQKQWFKETFTYLFAISNSAEASEAGIHLVSGWQIFKNTPKEELPFWSDVVLGFRPMTKAELQKFPQHRFGQAFTTLKCDCPPYLLWLEKRLKAAGVQMYTRKVADLWELHSEYDIVVNCAGIGAHQLIGDKKLFPIRGQVLKVHAPWVKNFIRDGDGLTYVYPGIHRITLGGTREKENWSLSPDPGTTKDIFDRCCSLEPSLRGAQDIQVKVGLRPSRQCVRLQREVLSQGGVKLLVVHNYGHGAGGFSVHRGTAKEAACLVGECIAALQDSSSRAKL
- the DDO gene encoding D-aspartate oxidase isoform X2: MAAPKVAVVGAGVIGLSTALCIMETCPSCSVTILSEQFSPNTTSDVAAGMLIPHTYPGTPIHVQKQWFKETFTYLFAISNSAEASEAGIHLVSGWQIFKNTPKEELPFWSDVVLGFRPMTKAELQKFPQHRFGQAFTTLKCDCPPYLLWLEKRLKAAGVQMYTRKVADLWELHSEYDIVVNCAGIGAHQLIGDKKLFPIRGQVLKPLRFCCQTQMIFSSQEQH